From the genome of Haloterrigena sp. KLK7, one region includes:
- a CDS encoding glucose 1-dehydrogenase: MVSIEEATAVITGGGSGIGRTTAVEFAQRGASVVVADLDVDGGEETVTTIEDDGGDAIFVEADVTDPESARAMVDTAVEEYGRLDYAFNNAGIGGEEATVDEYPAESWHGVIDVNLNGVFNCMRAEIDRMRDQESGGAIVNNASVLGKVGFETSSAYAAAKHGVLGLTKSAALENGETGVRINSVCPGFIDTPLLEENMTEEEREQIAGMHAMNRLGTPEEVANAVVWLCSDEASFVTGEAFGVEGGYLSQ, from the coding sequence ATGGTTTCGATCGAAGAGGCGACCGCGGTGATCACGGGCGGTGGATCGGGAATCGGACGAACGACGGCGGTCGAGTTCGCACAGCGCGGAGCGAGCGTCGTCGTCGCGGATCTCGACGTCGATGGCGGCGAGGAAACGGTCACGACGATCGAGGACGACGGGGGTGACGCGATCTTCGTCGAGGCGGACGTAACCGATCCGGAATCGGCGCGGGCGATGGTCGATACCGCCGTCGAGGAGTACGGCCGACTCGACTACGCGTTCAACAACGCCGGCATCGGAGGCGAGGAGGCCACCGTCGACGAGTATCCCGCCGAGAGCTGGCACGGGGTCATCGACGTCAACCTGAACGGCGTCTTCAACTGCATGAGGGCCGAGATCGATCGGATGCGGGACCAGGAATCGGGCGGCGCGATCGTGAACAACGCCTCGGTCCTCGGGAAGGTCGGGTTCGAGACCTCCTCGGCGTACGCCGCGGCCAAACACGGCGTGCTCGGGCTCACGAAGAGCGCCGCCCTCGAGAACGGCGAGACCGGCGTCCGGATCAACAGCGTCTGTCCCGGCTTCATCGACACGCCCCTCCTCGAGGAGAACATGACCGAGGAAGAGCGCGAGCAGATCGCGGGCATGCACGCGATGAACCGGCTCGGAACGCCCGAAGAAGTCGCGAACGCCGTGGTGTGGCTGTGTAGCGACGAGGCGTCGTTCGTCACCGGGGAGGCGTTCGGCGTCGAGGGCGGCTACCTCAGTCAGTGA
- the rpsB gene encoding 30S ribosomal protein S2 produces the protein MTDNDATQEGLDAAEEEIDEEPAEGPGPAAEEDVEPVDEQPADAEAAEADADAEPAAEEEPEDAGPSLDDDVMSDEEADLLIPVEDYLGAGVHIGTQQKTSDMERFIHRVRTDGLYVLDVSKTDGRIRTAADFLANYDPEQILVTSSRQYGRFPAEKFAEAVGARARTGRFIPGTLTNPKYDGYIEPDVLVVTDPIGDAQAVKEAITVGIPVIAMCDSNNQVSNVDLVVPTNNKGRKALSVVYWLLANEVLDRRGAEPSYSLDDFESGV, from the coding sequence ATGACAGACAACGACGCAACCCAAGAAGGGCTCGACGCCGCCGAGGAGGAAATCGACGAGGAGCCGGCCGAGGGGCCGGGTCCCGCCGCCGAGGAGGACGTCGAGCCAGTAGACGAACAGCCCGCCGACGCCGAGGCCGCGGAGGCCGACGCCGACGCCGAACCAGCAGCCGAGGAGGAGCCCGAAGACGCCGGTCCCTCCCTCGACGACGACGTCATGAGCGACGAGGAGGCCGACCTCCTCATCCCCGTCGAGGACTACCTGGGCGCCGGTGTCCACATCGGGACCCAGCAGAAGACCTCGGACATGGAGCGGTTCATCCACCGCGTCCGGACCGACGGGCTCTACGTGCTGGACGTCTCGAAGACCGACGGCCGCATCCGCACGGCCGCGGACTTCCTCGCGAACTACGACCCAGAGCAGATCCTGGTCACCTCGAGTCGCCAGTACGGTCGGTTCCCGGCGGAGAAGTTCGCCGAGGCCGTGGGCGCTCGCGCCCGCACCGGCCGCTTCATCCCGGGCACGCTGACCAACCCCAAGTACGACGGCTACATCGAGCCGGACGTGCTGGTCGTCACCGACCCGATCGGCGACGCCCAGGCCGTCAAGGAAGCGATCACGGTCGGCATCCCGGTCATCGCGATGTGTGACTCGAACAACCAGGTCAGCAACGTCGACCTGGTCGTCCCGACGAACAACAAGGGTCGCAAGGCCCTCTCGGTCGTCTACTGGCTGCTCGCCAACGAGGTCCTCGATCGACGCGGCGCCGAGCCGTCCTACTCGCTCGACGACTTCGAGAGCGGCGTCTAA
- a CDS encoding 30S ribosomal protein S9: MVTNTSGKKKTAVARATVREGEGRVRINSQPVELVEPEMSRLKMLEPFRIAGEDLRSEMDIDIRVEGGGISGQADAVRTAIARGIVQYTNDAELRDAYMEFDRSLLVNDVRQSEPKKWGGPGARARYQKSYR, from the coding sequence ATGGTAACGAACACGAGTGGAAAGAAAAAGACCGCCGTCGCCCGCGCGACCGTTCGCGAGGGCGAGGGTCGCGTCCGAATCAACTCCCAGCCAGTCGAACTGGTCGAACCGGAGATGTCCCGGCTCAAGATGCTCGAGCCGTTCCGCATCGCCGGCGAGGACCTGCGCAGTGAGATGGATATCGACATTCGAGTCGAAGGCGGTGGCATCAGCGGACAGGCCGACGCCGTCCGCACCGCCATCGCGCGCGGTATCGTCCAGTACACCAACGACGCCGAACTCCGCGACGCGTACATGGAGTTCGATCGGTCGCTGCTGGTCAACGACGTTCGCCAGTCCGAACCGAAGAAGTGGGGCGGCCCGGGCGCTCGGGCGCGCTACCAGAAGTCCTACCGCTAA
- a CDS encoding glycosyltransferase family 4 protein, translated as MIRVLSLTTTDWRSFYQSQMTALERAGVEVTTLPVPSEHRAREDDVERRTPLDYARYLPQVLRAARDDYDLVHANYGLTFPFAVAASALPRTDLPVVCTLWGGEYLDNPFADVIRQFTARADHVVVPSNAMADRVDRPCHVVPFPVDTEQFRPIPRDEARERVGWETDDRIVLFPYAPSREEKNYPLAERVVDGLPDDVQLRTVANQPYEEVPYYLNAADAVLITSRYESGPMTIKEAAACNVPVVSRDVGFAREVLEPISDSHVAADDDALRPRLADVLAGDRRSDGRAHVSGYTVDEMGARLRAVYDRCLETVA; from the coding sequence ATGATCCGCGTCCTGAGTCTCACTACCACAGACTGGCGCAGCTTCTATCAAAGCCAGATGACGGCCCTCGAGCGCGCCGGCGTCGAGGTGACGACGCTGCCGGTCCCCAGCGAGCACCGGGCCCGCGAGGACGACGTCGAGCGGCGGACGCCGCTCGATTACGCCCGTTACCTCCCGCAGGTGCTCCGAGCGGCGCGCGACGACTACGATCTCGTCCACGCCAACTACGGACTCACGTTTCCGTTCGCCGTCGCGGCGTCGGCGCTGCCGCGGACCGACCTCCCGGTCGTCTGTACGCTCTGGGGCGGCGAGTATCTCGACAACCCCTTCGCCGACGTCATCAGGCAGTTCACCGCGCGCGCCGATCACGTCGTCGTTCCCTCGAACGCGATGGCCGATCGCGTCGATCGACCCTGTCACGTCGTCCCCTTCCCGGTCGATACCGAGCAGTTCCGCCCCATCCCCCGCGACGAAGCGCGCGAGCGCGTCGGCTGGGAGACCGACGATCGGATCGTCCTCTTCCCCTACGCCCCCTCGCGCGAGGAGAAGAACTATCCGCTGGCCGAACGGGTCGTGGACGGACTCCCCGACGACGTACAGTTGCGGACCGTCGCCAACCAGCCCTACGAGGAGGTACCGTACTACCTGAACGCCGCCGACGCCGTCCTGATCACCTCGCGCTACGAGAGCGGGCCGATGACGATCAAGGAGGCCGCGGCCTGTAACGTCCCGGTCGTCTCGCGCGACGTCGGCTTCGCCCGCGAGGTGCTCGAGCCCATCTCCGACTCCCACGTGGCCGCCGACGACGACGCGCTCCGGCCGCGACTGGCCGACGTCCTCGCGGGCGATCGCCGATCGGACGGGCGAGCGCACGTCTCCGGGTACACCGTCGACGAGATGGGGGCCCGCTTGCGCGCCGTTTACGATCGCTGCCTCGAAACCGTAGCGTAA
- a CDS encoding DUF354 domain-containing protein: protein MDIIITIQHAANVHLFKHVVRDLEIAGHDVHVFGREKGVTGELLDAYDIDHELLCGEPDGWLGLGLTQLRYEYRLLRRARAIDPDYIVSSHGIAATHVAKLVGAESHVYIDTETAINGGNRLTLPFADVLYTPDNFREGYGDGHVTYPGYHELAYLHPDRFEPDPSILRRNDVDPDEQYAVIRFGAWNGNHDVGKEGISPSARRRIVDVLADDGRVFVSDEGDGSLPEGTEPLPVPPAAFHHLLAFADVVVGEVATTTLEAGLLGTPTVRISPFAGADDMGKFDELEAYGLVRSFHTSRESDAVDTLERIVTDPIADETWADRREAMLEEKIDVTEYVLSQLLPGIDEPTPEASARAESESEPDADERGESESDADEHGEPVPQ from the coding sequence ATGGATATCATTATTACCATCCAGCACGCGGCGAACGTCCACCTCTTCAAGCACGTCGTCCGCGACCTCGAGATCGCGGGTCACGACGTCCACGTGTTCGGCCGCGAGAAGGGGGTTACGGGGGAACTCCTCGACGCCTACGACATCGATCACGAACTGCTCTGTGGGGAACCCGACGGCTGGCTCGGACTGGGGCTGACGCAGTTGCGCTACGAGTACCGGCTCCTCCGCCGGGCGCGGGCGATCGATCCGGACTACATCGTCTCGAGCCACGGGATCGCCGCGACGCACGTCGCCAAACTGGTCGGCGCGGAGAGCCACGTCTACATCGACACCGAGACGGCGATCAACGGCGGCAACCGACTCACCCTCCCGTTCGCGGACGTGCTCTACACGCCGGACAACTTCCGCGAGGGCTACGGCGACGGTCACGTCACCTATCCCGGCTACCACGAACTCGCGTACCTCCATCCGGATCGGTTCGAGCCGGACCCGTCGATCCTGCGACGCAACGACGTCGACCCTGACGAGCAGTACGCCGTCATCCGGTTCGGCGCGTGGAACGGCAACCACGACGTCGGGAAGGAGGGAATCTCTCCCTCGGCGCGTCGCCGGATCGTCGACGTCCTCGCCGATGACGGACGAGTGTTCGTCTCCGACGAGGGCGACGGCTCGCTGCCGGAGGGCACCGAACCGCTTCCCGTGCCGCCGGCGGCGTTTCACCACCTGCTCGCGTTCGCCGACGTCGTCGTCGGCGAGGTCGCGACGACCACCCTCGAGGCCGGCCTCCTCGGCACGCCGACCGTTCGGATCAGTCCGTTCGCGGGCGCGGACGACATGGGTAAGTTCGATGAGCTCGAGGCCTACGGTCTCGTCCGGTCGTTCCACACGAGCCGCGAGAGCGACGCAGTCGATACCCTCGAGCGGATCGTCACCGATCCGATCGCCGACGAGACCTGGGCGGATCGACGCGAGGCGATGCTCGAGGAGAAGATCGACGTCACCGAGTACGTGCTCAGCCAGCTCCTCCCGGGCATCGACGAACCGACGCCGGAGGCGTCCGCGCGGGCGGAGAGCGAGTCGGAGCCCGACGCGGACGAGCGCGGCGAGTCGGAGTCCGACGCGGACGAGCACGGCGAGCCGGTCCCCCAGTGA
- the mvk gene encoding mevalonate kinase — protein sequence MAVSSAPGKVYLFGEHAVVYGEPAVPCAIELRARVGVERRADSKLRIHAEDLSLDGFTVEYAGEAEGRPDVDVSESLLNAAMGYVDSAIEQVRDVTGAEDVGFDVTIESDIPLGAGLGSSAAVAVAAIDAGTRELGTTLEIDELAERAYRTEHEVQGGQASRADTFCSATGGAVRVEGDDCRSLEAPELPIVIGFDGGAGDTGELVAGVRDLREEYDFAADTVEAIGDVVRRGEEALAAGDIEEVGRLMDFNHGLLSALGVSSRTLDSMVWAARDAGALGAKLTGAGGGGCIVGLDDSDETETALSYTPGCEDAFRAELAETGVQRLE from the coding sequence ATGGCAGTCTCGAGCGCTCCCGGGAAGGTGTACTTGTTCGGGGAGCACGCAGTGGTCTACGGCGAGCCCGCGGTGCCGTGTGCGATCGAGTTGCGGGCGCGGGTCGGCGTCGAGCGACGGGCGGACAGCAAACTCAGGATCCACGCCGAGGACCTCAGTCTGGACGGCTTCACCGTCGAGTACGCCGGCGAGGCCGAGGGGCGACCCGACGTCGACGTCTCGGAGTCGCTGCTCAACGCCGCGATGGGGTACGTCGACAGCGCGATCGAGCAGGTCAGGGACGTCACGGGCGCCGAGGACGTCGGCTTCGACGTCACCATCGAGAGCGACATCCCGCTGGGCGCGGGACTGGGCTCCTCGGCGGCGGTCGCCGTCGCCGCCATCGACGCCGGCACTCGCGAACTCGGCACGACCCTCGAGATCGACGAACTGGCCGAACGCGCCTACCGAACGGAACACGAGGTCCAGGGGGGGCAGGCCTCCCGTGCCGACACGTTCTGCTCGGCCACGGGCGGGGCCGTCCGCGTCGAGGGCGACGACTGTCGCTCGCTCGAGGCGCCGGAGCTCCCGATCGTGATCGGCTTCGACGGCGGCGCGGGCGACACGGGCGAACTCGTCGCCGGCGTCCGCGACCTCCGCGAGGAGTACGACTTCGCGGCCGACACGGTCGAAGCCATCGGCGACGTCGTCCGGCGCGGCGAGGAAGCCCTCGCCGCGGGCGATATCGAGGAGGTCGGCCGCCTGATGGACTTCAACCACGGTCTCCTCTCGGCGCTCGGGGTCTCCTCCCGGACGCTCGACTCGATGGTCTGGGCGGCCCGCGACGCCGGTGCCCTGGGCGCGAAGCTGACGGGCGCCGGCGGCGGCGGCTGTATCGTCGGCCTCGACGACAGCGACGAGACCGAGACGGCGCTGTCGTACACGCCCGGCTGCGAGGACGCGTTCCGCGCCGAACTCGCCGAGACGGGGGTGCAGCGACTCGAATGA
- the eno gene encoding phosphopyruvate hydratase: MTRITDVRLRRILDSRGNPTVEADVMTESGGFGRAAAPSGASTGEYEAVERPPSEAIAAAREDAVPRLVGEAYAGNQREVDAILHAADGTDDFSEIGANSAVAISMAAAKAGADVLGAPLFQHLGGAFRGENFPIPLGNVVGGGEHAADATDIQEFLVAPVGAPSVEDAVFANATVHGTVADLLEERDVPCGKGDEGAWAPSIDDSEAFEIVDEAVSIVQDEVGFNIGFGLDVAGAELYDSETGTYEYSDRSRDTAEQIEYIADLVREYDLVYVEDPLDEDDYDAFADLTDEVGDQTLICGDDLFVTNTDRLVEGIDRGAANSILIKPNQIGTLTDAFDAIELAAQNGYDPVISHRSGETEDTTIAHLAVATDAPFIKTGAVGGERTAKLNELIRIADDAT, from the coding sequence ATGACGCGCATCACGGACGTACGGCTGCGTCGGATCCTCGACTCTCGAGGCAATCCGACCGTCGAGGCCGACGTGATGACCGAAAGCGGTGGCTTCGGCCGCGCCGCGGCACCGAGCGGTGCCAGCACGGGCGAGTACGAGGCCGTCGAGCGACCGCCGAGCGAGGCGATCGCCGCGGCCCGCGAGGACGCCGTCCCGCGGCTCGTCGGCGAAGCCTACGCGGGGAATCAGCGCGAGGTCGACGCCATTCTCCACGCCGCCGACGGGACCGACGACTTCTCGGAAATCGGTGCTAACAGCGCGGTCGCCATCTCGATGGCCGCCGCGAAGGCCGGTGCCGACGTGCTCGGCGCGCCGCTGTTCCAGCATCTCGGTGGCGCGTTCCGCGGCGAGAACTTCCCGATCCCGCTCGGTAACGTCGTCGGCGGCGGCGAACACGCCGCCGACGCGACCGACATTCAGGAGTTCCTCGTCGCGCCCGTCGGCGCACCCAGCGTCGAGGACGCCGTCTTCGCCAACGCCACCGTCCACGGCACCGTCGCCGACCTGCTCGAGGAACGCGACGTTCCCTGCGGCAAGGGCGACGAGGGCGCGTGGGCGCCGTCGATCGACGACAGCGAGGCCTTCGAGATCGTCGACGAAGCGGTCTCGATCGTCCAGGACGAGGTCGGCTTCAACATCGGCTTCGGACTGGACGTCGCCGGCGCGGAGCTGTACGACAGCGAGACCGGCACCTACGAGTACAGCGACCGGAGTCGCGACACCGCCGAACAGATCGAGTACATCGCCGACCTCGTCCGCGAGTACGATCTGGTCTACGTCGAGGACCCCCTCGACGAGGACGACTACGACGCCTTCGCCGACCTCACCGACGAGGTCGGCGATCAGACGCTGATCTGTGGCGACGATCTGTTCGTCACGAACACGGATCGGCTCGTCGAGGGCATCGACCGCGGTGCGGCCAACAGCATCCTGATCAAACCGAACCAGATCGGGACGCTGACCGACGCCTTCGACGCGATCGAACTCGCGGCCCAGAACGGCTACGACCCGGTCATCTCCCACCGCTCGGGCGAGACCGAGGACACGACGATCGCACACCTCGCCGTCGCGACGGACGCCCCCTTCATCAAGACGGGCGCCGTCGGTGGCGAGCGAACCGCCAAACTCAACGAGCTCATCAGAATCGCAGACGACGCGACATGA
- a CDS encoding thiamine-phosphate synthase family protein: MALVLPSELVVDRFLPTVRAMLATRLADRGMTQQEIADELGVTQAAVSKYVSGESGGDDRFRDHPETVATVDRIADGLAGDEMDGYDALAELLALIRDLEDRGPICELHEEEMPALRGLGCDLCVRGLDPEVRAERDVLANVRTAARTLASIPEMAAAVPNVGTNVGMALPDARDETDVAAVPGRIYEIGRRIEIPANPEFGASKHVATAVLAAREIDPEVRGAVNVATDDALLEAARALGFEPLEFDADYEDRGEHLRDRFADRGSVPRVAYHRGAFGIEPITYLFGPTAVDAAELVGDLLEEASA, translated from the coding sequence ATGGCACTGGTACTGCCGAGCGAACTCGTCGTCGATCGCTTTCTTCCCACGGTGCGGGCGATGCTGGCGACGCGCCTGGCCGACCGCGGTATGACCCAACAGGAGATCGCAGACGAGCTCGGCGTGACGCAGGCCGCCGTCAGCAAGTACGTCAGCGGCGAGAGCGGCGGCGACGACCGCTTTCGCGACCACCCCGAGACCGTCGCCACCGTCGACCGCATCGCCGACGGCCTCGCCGGCGACGAGATGGACGGCTACGACGCGCTGGCGGAACTCCTGGCGTTGATCCGCGACTTAGAGGACCGCGGGCCGATCTGCGAGCTCCACGAGGAGGAGATGCCCGCGCTGCGGGGACTGGGCTGTGACCTGTGTGTCCGCGGCCTCGATCCCGAGGTCCGCGCCGAACGCGACGTCCTCGCGAACGTCAGGACGGCCGCTCGCACCCTCGCCTCGATTCCGGAGATGGCCGCGGCCGTCCCGAACGTCGGCACTAACGTCGGAATGGCCCTGCCCGACGCGCGCGACGAGACCGACGTCGCTGCGGTTCCCGGCCGGATCTACGAGATCGGTCGCCGGATCGAGATCCCCGCCAACCCGGAGTTCGGCGCCTCTAAACACGTCGCCACGGCCGTCCTCGCCGCCCGCGAGATCGATCCCGAGGTCCGCGGCGCGGTCAACGTCGCGACCGACGACGCCCTCCTCGAGGCCGCTCGCGCGCTCGGGTTCGAGCCCCTCGAGTTCGACGCCGACTACGAGGACCGGGGCGAACACCTCCGCGACCGGTTCGCCGACCGCGGGAGCGTTCCGCGAGTCGCCTACCACCGCGGCGCGTTCGGTATCGAACCGATCACCTACCTCTTCGGTCCGACGGCCGTCGACGCGGCCGAACTGGTCGGCGACCTGCTGGAGGAGGCGTCGGCCTGA
- a CDS encoding isopentenyl phosphate kinase: MIVLKLGGSVITDKERPETLDGEALERAADAVAAALDGGVDDLVIVHGGGSFGHHNASEHGVTTTEGTRDAGAALEIHGAMKALNQFVLRRLLERDVEAVPVHPFSAAHRDAAGDLELPTGQVATLLGEGFVPVLHGDMVAHAGSGATVVSGDELVAALARDLEADRIGLCSTVPGVLDDDDAVIDRIAAYEDVAGVLGESAATDVTGGMAAKVRALLALEAEASVFGLAELDAFLRGESAGTTIESSES, from the coding sequence ATGATCGTCCTGAAGCTCGGCGGCAGCGTCATCACGGACAAGGAGCGCCCCGAGACCCTCGACGGCGAAGCCCTCGAGCGGGCCGCCGACGCGGTCGCGGCGGCGCTCGACGGCGGCGTCGACGACCTCGTGATCGTCCATGGCGGCGGCAGTTTCGGCCACCACAACGCCAGCGAGCACGGCGTCACCACGACCGAGGGAACCCGCGACGCCGGTGCCGCGCTCGAGATTCACGGGGCGATGAAGGCCCTGAACCAGTTCGTGCTGCGCCGGCTGCTCGAGCGCGACGTCGAGGCGGTGCCGGTCCACCCGTTCTCGGCCGCCCACCGGGACGCGGCGGGCGACCTCGAGTTGCCGACCGGACAGGTGGCGACGCTGCTCGGAGAGGGGTTCGTCCCCGTCCTCCACGGCGATATGGTCGCCCACGCGGGCTCGGGCGCGACCGTCGTCAGCGGCGACGAACTCGTGGCGGCACTGGCCCGCGACCTCGAGGCCGACCGGATCGGTCTCTGTTCGACGGTGCCGGGCGTGCTGGACGACGACGATGCGGTCATCGACCGGATCGCGGCCTACGAGGACGTCGCCGGCGTGCTGGGCGAGAGCGCGGCGACCGACGTCACCGGCGGCATGGCCGCGAAGGTGCGGGCGCTGCTCGCGCTCGAGGCCGAGGCCTCGGTCTTCGGTCTCGCGGAACTGGACGCGTTCCTCCGGGGCGAGTCCGCGGGGACGACGATCGAATCGTCGGAGTCGTAG
- a CDS encoding DNA-directed RNA polymerase subunit N, whose protein sequence is MMVPVRCFTCGNVVAEHWEEFDERANEGDEDPEKVLDELGVERYCCRRMLVSHRDLVDVVSPYQ, encoded by the coding sequence ATGATGGTACCGGTCCGGTGTTTCACCTGTGGCAACGTCGTCGCCGAACACTGGGAGGAGTTCGACGAACGAGCCAACGAGGGCGACGAGGACCCCGAGAAGGTCCTCGACGAACTCGGCGTCGAGCGCTACTGCTGTCGGCGCATGCTCGTCAGTCACCGCGATCTCGTCGACGTCGTCTCCCCGTACCAGTAA
- a CDS encoding DNA-directed RNA polymerase subunit K: MQQQQHNRYEKARILGARALQISYGAPVLVETDQSEPILIAAEEYDAGVLPFTVKRGYDRK, translated from the coding sequence ATGCAACAACAACAGCACAACCGCTACGAGAAAGCACGCATCCTCGGCGCTCGAGCGCTGCAGATCTCCTACGGTGCGCCGGTGCTGGTCGAAACCGACCAGTCGGAGCCGATCCTCATCGCCGCCGAGGAGTACGACGCCGGTGTGCTTCCGTTCACCGTCAAGCGGGGGTACGATCGGAAATGA
- a CDS encoding ribonuclease J: MEIEIATIGGYEEVGRQMTAVRAGDDVVIFDMGLNLSQVLIHDNVETERMHSLDLIDMGAIPDDRVMSDLEGDVKAIVPTHGHLDHIGAISKLAHRYNAPVVATPFTIELVKQQIEGEQKFGVENDLVKMDAGETMSIGDSGKVELEFVNVTHSIIDAINPVLHTPEGAVVYGLDKRMDHTPVIGDPIDMERFREIGREGNGVLCYIEDCTNANKKGRTPSENVAREHLRDVLYSMEDYDGGIVATTFSSHISRVTSLVEFAKDIGRQPVLLGRSMEKYSGTAERLDFVDFPDDLGMFGHRKSVDRTFKRIMNEGKENYLPVVTGHQGEPRAMLTRMARGETPYELDDGDKVVFSARVIPEPTNEGQRYQAEKLLGMQGARVYDDIHVSGHLNQEGHYEMLNALQPQHVIPAHQDMSGYSSYVNLCESEGYKLGRDLHVTRNGNLIQLVD; this comes from the coding sequence ATGGAAATCGAAATCGCAACAATCGGCGGCTACGAAGAAGTCGGACGGCAGATGACTGCCGTTCGCGCCGGAGACGACGTCGTCATCTTCGACATGGGTCTGAACCTCTCGCAGGTCCTGATCCACGACAACGTCGAAACCGAGCGGATGCACAGCTTAGATCTGATCGACATGGGCGCTATCCCCGACGATCGGGTCATGAGCGACCTCGAGGGCGACGTGAAGGCCATCGTGCCGACCCACGGCCACCTCGACCACATCGGCGCTATCTCGAAACTCGCCCACCGGTACAACGCGCCGGTCGTCGCGACGCCGTTCACGATCGAACTCGTCAAACAGCAGATCGAGGGCGAGCAGAAGTTCGGCGTCGAGAACGACCTCGTGAAGATGGACGCCGGCGAGACGATGTCGATCGGCGACAGCGGCAAGGTCGAACTCGAGTTCGTCAACGTCACGCACTCGATCATCGACGCGATCAACCCGGTCCTGCACACGCCCGAAGGCGCGGTCGTCTACGGGCTGGACAAGCGGATGGACCACACGCCCGTCATCGGCGACCCGATCGACATGGAGCGGTTCCGCGAGATCGGTCGCGAGGGCAACGGCGTCCTCTGTTACATCGAAGACTGTACGAACGCCAACAAGAAGGGGCGGACGCCCTCGGAGAACGTCGCCCGGGAACACCTCCGGGACGTCCTCTACAGCATGGAGGACTACGACGGCGGCATCGTCGCCACCACCTTCTCGAGTCACATCTCGCGCGTGACGAGCCTCGTCGAGTTCGCCAAGGACATCGGCCGTCAACCCGTCCTGCTGGGTCGCTCGATGGAGAAGTACTCCGGCACGGCCGAACGGCTGGACTTCGTCGACTTCCCCGACGATCTGGGGATGTTCGGTCACCGCAAGTCCGTCGATCGGACCTTCAAGCGGATCATGAACGAGGGCAAGGAGAACTACCTGCCCGTCGTCACCGGCCACCAGGGCGAGCCCCGCGCGATGCTCACCCGAATGGCTCGCGGCGAGACCCCCTACGAACTGGACGACGGCGACAAGGTCGTCTTCTCGGCGCGAGTCATTCCGGAGCCGACCAACGAGGGCCAGCGCTACCAGGCCGAAAAGCTGCTCGGGATGCAGGGCGCCCGCGTCTACGACGACATCCACGTCTCGGGTCACCTCAACCAGGAGGGCCACTACGAGATGCTGAACGCGCTCCAGCCCCAGCACGTCATTCCCGCTCACCAGGATATGAGCGGCTACTCCAGCTACGTCAATCTCTGTGAGAGCGAGGGGTACAAACTCGGACGTGATCTCCACGTCACGCGCAACGGGAACCTCATCCAACTCGTCGACTGA